TTTGCTGCCAGATTACGGTATGGCAAAAATCCTATCAACGACCCAAAAGATACCTGCAATGAAAAAACTGTAATGTAAACAAATAAGGAAAACAAAGAAGAATTAATATTGCAAGCTTCTCTCAAATCCATACCACAAATCCTCTTATGCTACAGCTAATCAATTCCACTTCCACCCTATCTCCAAGATCAAAAAGTTGTTCCACTTGTGTCCATGCAGTCTCTTCAGTTGCCTACAAGAGCATAAAGGATTCAGAATCTGCCCCACCATAAATCATGGTCAGTTGCAACCGGTTGAGCATAAGAGATTCAACCTCCAGAGGCTGTGACTGAGCCAGTTCCTCTTGGATGCCTTCGCCACCAAAACTTTCAGGATGTACATAAACCGTTCGCTCTCGAACTGGGTACGATGACATTTCTTTTACAGATTGGTCTAATCTATAATATAAAACCCTATTAGCATATAAACTAGCCAAGGTTATGAAATATGTGGAAGTAATACATAAACCGGTATGTTATACCTTTTGGGTTTACCAAGGAGAGAAGACTTAACAGAGAACTCAGAAGCAGTTTCTCTTACACTTGAGGATTCACTCGTCTCATTTTGATTCCCTGAAAACCCGGCATCTGTCTGCTCAAGGTGCTCCCTTCCTTGAATACATACACTAAACAGCATTAACAACTAGTCCTTTGCAATACCGCCAGCACTGAATCAAacgcaaaatcaaagaaaaTGCATATTGTACCTGTTGGGGGGATCTCTCCTAGTCCATCTTGCTTTGAAACCAATTCACCTTCAGAATCTGAAAATCCTACTGTATAATCCCCCATTTCATTAGACATAGAATTGATCCAAATCCCTTCAATACTCTGGGGCTCCATGGAATGGGGTTTCTCCAACAACGTAACTTCGCCAAAGTTTGGAAAGCTTTGTCCTTCATTATCCATGTTAGACTCAAAGCTGTTTCCTGGTTTGTTCGTCATGCCACCATATATTGATCCATCCGTAGAACTATTTTCATTTATATCACCTTCCTCATTTGCCTCACTCAAGTTAGGCTTCTTTAACAACGTCATCCCACTAAACTTCTCCTTCACTGGTTCCGTCCTCATCGATAATGTCAAATTAGGCTTAATCTTCAACCTCAAAGAATTATACATTTCATCATCTTTCTCATTATATACACTCGGTTTTCGTAATATAACATTTGGTACATTAGACTTACTAGCACTACTCGTCTCATTTCTAATTGACTTAGTCGGCCTCTTAATCTCAGGCAATTTTGATTTATCCTCACCCCCCCCTACAATAATCCCTTTCTTAGGTACCGGtttcaccaaattcaacccGTTTGCCACTTTTTTCGACCCCAGCTTCTCAGGTACATCAAATGGAACCTCCTTTACTTCCACTATtttccccttgtttttatgaaaGTTCTTCTCAATTTCAATATAAGATGCATCCGGGTTCACCTTCCTCCCCATTATCTAATTAATCACCACATAAACAACAAAACAAGTAATTAAAATCAGcagaaaacataaataaatacaaTTTTACTCTTATTGAATATATCAATCAAACCAGACAACAAATTAAGTACTATAACAAATTCATGGTTCTTTACAACACATAAATTATTGCAAAAATGAAGCAAAACACAATAATTGAGCAAAATACAAAATAGCAGAAAAAGGTTGAGAATTGACCTTAGCTACGGTAAGTTTAGGGTCTTCTCCTAACATTTGCCCAAATTTGAGCTCCATAAGGTCCCATTGAGTGAGCTTATTATCATCAGTAGGGTCATTTTCAGAGGCAAAAACTGAGAATTTCTTAGGGTTAGTGAGAGTGAAGGAAACCCTTCTAGTAGCTCTAGTAAAGGGTAGAAGAGGAGGAAGAAAAGGGCGAGATAGCGCTGGCGATGGCGCAGAGGATAGAGAAAGTTTCGCCATGAATGAAGGAAATTAgaggttgatgatgatgatgttgcaGAAGCAGAACATTTGAAAATTGTTAGCCCAGAAAGTTGAAGGGGAAGAAAAGGAACGGCTAGAGAAGGGAGGGAGTGTTTATCCGCCAATTTGGAGACGTGGCGCCTTGCGATTTGCACCCTTAGCAATGAAAGATCTTTTGGCTCAATCTAATTTTTACAACTATGATTCTGTGAACACAAATTCTTACTCtgtatttacaatgggtgtacaataaatattgtacaccgaagtaaaagttgacttaaaatgctttaaagttacatttatatatgtaaaagttatctattttttaatgataaattttttatttgaataaaaaattatttcttcaaaatcactaataatgtataaattaatcatttaaccctttaaaatgtttatctatcaactttttaattttataatataaaagttacagaaaaataggttaaagttacgaaaaactgcataaaagttgtcttggtgtacaataaatttattgtacaccttgtgcgcgcaagaccttttgttctgTGAAAATCTTGTATGAGAACATTGAGAAGGACTTGCAATAACTTGATAAGTTATTTGAAGGATGTTAGagtgttttttttaatgaatttttaAGAAGTTGTTAGGATATAATACGGTTGGTAGAGtaagaaacaaaatttagtATGTTCGTACTATTGTGGCAAAGAATGGTGGAGATTTTAGTACGCTGGAGAATCGAAAACAACCAACATTAACAAGTATAAATAGAGAAGTGTTAATGTAATTTGGGCTAACAATGTACGAGTTGTTTGGGTGTGGATTTCATTCTATGATATGGTCTAATGTTGGTAATATAATCAGTGGCGAAACCAGAAATTTTACTTGGGGGAAACTAGGCAAGACACTAGATGTGTTATCTTTGTCTAATCATACATTTGATTGCACAGGATATTTCCAAAGCTAAAGTACTCCGTAATGTTCATTCATATTCTCTCAAGTTCTGCTCAATAGTCAATACGTAATTACGTACTACTCCGTGTATATAAAGTTATAAATCAAGGATGTGAAATTTTTTACCTTTTTGGTAGTGACAGATGAAGTTTAAGTTTTTGTTCCGGACACAAAGTGCATCGTATATtataaaatgattaaaataattGAAAAAGCGAATAAAAGTAAAAGCAAATAGGAAAACACCGAAGTAgcattaaaaacttaaaatattGTAAATTTAAGTACTACTACTTTGTATAAcatatttataaattttaggcaaaattgtcaaaaagtaACTTCTTTTTGCCTCACTTTGTGAGTTAGTACCTTATATTTTCAGTTTTGTCAAATAGtaccttgaattaaaaatttgttttaaaaatggtACCTTGTTGCAACATTCCGGCCAAAATCACAATTTTTCGGCAACACTTAGACAAGAATTTTAGATCTACACTCATTTAATTAGGAGGGAAAGCAGCTGGAACTACTTTGAATTTGGTAAGATGATGAGCGCGTGTGAACACGCGATGATTACCCTCTAAAATTGTGGCAACAACCAGAATCAATGGGCGGAAAATTGTGATTTTGGCCGGAATGTTGCAACAAGGTACCATTTTTAAAACAAGTTTTTAATTCAATGTACTGAAAATATAAGGTACTAGCTCACAAACTGAGGCAAAAAAAAGgtactttttgacaattttgccTAACTTTTAGCTAAGAATTATTAAATTAGAGAAAGTAAAaagattttatgaatttttacCCCGTATACCTATATATGAAATTAAGTTGTACTACGTATGATGTTATGTACCCAAAAACTAATGTATAATCTTTGTTGCTAAAAGACTATCACTTGACGAGCTACTTGATGACACTAAAATAATactaaaaaggaaaaggatAATAAAAATCAATTGAGCGGGTGTGCTAGGATTCGCACACGGAGCTATGGACGCTGAGACTTTGTAGTCAAGTTGCAAAACCAACTAGGCTATAAGATAATTAATATTGTCTTTTATATGCAAACTAGTCTTATATATAACTCTAAAATACCGTGATATTTATTTGCGTCCATTATTATAACTCTAAAACTACACATATCAATCTATTAATATTATtgtaattttttaaattaaatattattataatattacCTTATTCACTTTTTTATGAGAAGTATGTTTAATTAATGTGTCCCAAATCACCATtaccaaaattttatttttaaaagtgTAGATGATGTTTTCTGGTTCACCTGTATATCAAAATTCAAATCTTGTTGGCACCTAGAAAACTACGTCACTTATTTAGTGTGGCACCTAGAAAACTTGAGAATTCTTTTAATACTCCGTCAAATACGGAGAATCAAAGGCATTCCTCCTATTTTGTTTCTCGATGATGTCTCTAGTTCACTCTCGGtcgcattttctctctcttcaactcCTCCACCTTCTCCAAATTTCCCATCCTTTTTCGGTCACtgttctctcctctcctctctgacTTGACGACCGCTTCACTCCCATTTTCTCACTCCGCTCCGTGTACCACCGCTCATCTGAGCTGATCGTCGCTAGAAATCTCTAGAATCATCTCAATTCTTTTAACTACGGAGTATTTCTTCAAATCGAAATGATTTTGCAGTTGTTCAAGCTAAGAAGAGTGATATTATCTTCTGATGAAGGTGTAAGTTGTGTTGGATTATCATTGATTCTTCTCTTTTTTGTTGTTGAAGTAGATTGCTGAAGAGTAGTCGTTGGATCTCCCTCGGCCATGGCGATTATTCCAAGATATTCACTGAGTTCTTCTTGTATTAGGTTTGTCCAATTCGTTAATTGCTTGTGGGAAATGATTGAGTTTTATAGCTCTTTAATTTAGGCGTTTTGTAATTGAATTAAGTTGTGAAATTATGGAGGCCCTTTACTGCTCTTTGATTTTAGgcattttgaaattgaattaagTTGTGAAATAATGAAGGCCTTTACTACTCCTTGATTTTAGGCGTTTTGTTAAGAAATTTAATGCCTTTTGATTTTAGGCGTTACAGAGTATAATATGTCAATTTGATTAATTTTGACAATTGTAATAATTTGTAATATTATTCGTTTTTGTCTTGTATTTTTGACCGACTTTGTGGAGAAAATAAGGGAGAAAATTAGAATTCTTTCCTTGTTGGCGTTCTTGTTGTAGAAGATTTGTTGCGTGAGATAATTGGGAGATTGATTTGACAGATTTTGTTGACAAAACATAAAATTTATGCGTAAGTGGGGTCCCTAATTTGTGGTCTTATGTTTGACTCTTCTTTGTTggattgattgttggtttattttttttatataaataattttttttttcaattaccAAGGATATAATGGACTTTTCTATaggggggacaccaaaagtgtaataataaaattaacctCATGTGTTCCCTTATAGAATCGAGATATAATTGATAATCAGAATCAAGGGGGGGCATGACTAGGGGTGTTCATAAAAAACCGTACCGAAAATCGGAAAAACCGGACTAAACGGGCGGTAAACCGAACCGAAAAAATAACACAAACGGTTACGGTAACCGAATTGGAAAAATTAACGGTTAAACGAGTCGATTACTGTTACAAATTTTGGCAAAACGAAccgaaatttattttttaaataaaatatttaatttagttGGAGGTGacaaaataacaaaattaaagGTAAAGTATTTTAGTAAAAGAAATGTTTGTTTGTAAGCTGCTAGCCCAGTTAGTGTACTTACTTCTTAGGCTCCTAGCCCATTAGTCCATTCTTGAAACAATGAGTACGTGACTTCTTAATTTAATTTGAACTTGATGAACTTGTGTAATTTTAGACATTGTTTAAACTTATTTTTGATTGACTTGATCATCTATTTAAAAATGTTACTTTTTGTACAAAAAAATAACACGATAAATGCGatccaaaacaaaaataataattgaataGCAATTTATGGTTAACCGGATAACCGTACCGAAACCGTGGTTAACCGTTTAAATAGTAACTGATTTAAACGGTACGGTTACTGTTCATGAAAATGCCGAACCAAAATTTTTAGTTACCGAACCGaatcaagtttcgggacgattAACCACCCATGAACAGCCACTACCCCCGCCAATCCCCCCTTGATTCTGCCCCATGAATATAAATGTAATATTTCCAGGCCCATTAAACTTTTGCGTGCccccaatttctttcaaatgaTAGGGAGGACTTTTATAATTAAGAGCATATTTTAGAGTTATTATTATGAATGTTATTGGACTTTTATAATGATTGACGGCTGAATCATTTATGAGATTGCGATAATTGACGGATTTCTCTTATACAATCAATCAATAAGTGAAAGGAGAGTTCAATCATGAGGGGATATGTGTAACGAATAAATGTTCGGTTAAAAATTGACaactaaatacaaaaaaatgtcaaatgattcaactggaaaaaaaattatagttGTACATGGGTTGAGTATTTACCTTGCATTAAGTTAATTGGATATCTTTTAATAGAATAGCTTTTAATAGAATAGTTCAATATTCTAGAATATTGGATGTCATAAGATTAATTTCATTAACGTAATTACAAACTAAAGAGtaatttaaaaacaatattaTGAGCAACACATGTGTTAAGGAATATTGGACTTCTTTCATTCTATAAACGAATAGGTAGTTCTCGAGCCATTTCATATACGAGtataaatgaaaattttattttaaaatttttaagatATGAATCTATGAAGAAATTTTGACACTTCTCCATTTAAATTACATGATTTCAAGACACTAAACATTTTTTGTTAAATAAACATTTTCAATAAGATTCACACTTATAATTCTAATACATTGATTATGTCTAGTTAATTGTTAAGGTCGGAGGGGAAATTGCCTCCAAAAACTCAACTTTAgcatactatatatatatatatatatatatatatatatatatatatatatatatatatatatatatatatatatatatatatatatatatatatatatatatatatatatatatatatatatatatatatatatatatatatatatatatatatatatatatatatataatagtgTAAATATATCTGATGATATATAATATGATTGTGTAATGAAATACTTGGTACACTCGTAAGATAATTGAATCCCCCCTCCAAAAGAAATAATTGGATTATTCTATTTCATACAGAGTATATACTTGCATTTCCCTATACAGAGCATTAGCATTACTAAGTTATATATACATTCATATCCATGTCATTGTATACATTTTTACGtacaaattaaatttataaagaGGTACAGTTGAATACTTGGTATAAACATGATTTTGAAGAAggcataaaaaaataaaatcatgttCGTTCACATAAAGTAGAACCATATTGTTCATTATATTTATACAACTTACAAAAAATTACATTCTCATTCCAAATCTAAATATGGTCATAGACTCACAAATGCACCTCGATGTCATTCATTTTCATCAAATGTTGTTTCACGTCCTCAAGTATAAAAGTTGTTATTCAACCTCACATCTTACCTTCATCATATCTCTATAGTGTCATACAGAAAATAAAGCACACTATTTTTTGCCTTTTAAACTcgtataaaaaattgtaaaaaatgAGCATCTAATGCAAGATTAAACCATAACCTTGTGTGTAACATGATCCACACATGACCAATAACGAAGGTGAAATTTCAAGGTGGACAAAAGTCGCATTTGATATATACTATAACGTATCACTAGTTTTGTAATGATTCGCTCTCTTCATCTTGTGCTGCCGCTTCAAGTTCTGGAGTTGCGTCCTTCATATCTTCTACAAGAGACGGAGGAGAAAAATCATTTCTCTTCACTGTAATTGATTTTGTTAGGTGATTATACGATCCCTTTTCCTTGAACAGTTGAGCAAAGTGAGGTTTGCAATACAAATATCCATCCAGAGCAGCATAGTTTGATGCAGAGAGGAAGCAACCTCCTTTTGCACACCTAAAGCATGACTTGTGATAATTTTCTCCCTCTACAACTATCTATAATATAAAGTCATTGAGAAAATAAGAACCAATAAACATGTATTGTAATTAAATACTAAATTAATTAAGTATTAAAAAAAACGACCATACTACCTTCTCAAGAGGGTATGCAGTTTTTTTACAAGTAGCGCATTTGTCTTGGGTTCCCGAAAATATTGATGAGAGTTTGCTAGCACTCTTACTCTAAGTATTTACAAACAAACATTTATGATGTAAATCACGAgttatattataattataaatttttaaaaaaaatattagaaaGAATTCATTAAAAAAGAGAGAAGGTATTAGACATTTACCAATTCGGGTTTTGCATCTGTTACATGCACAACAAAATAAAGTGTTAGGTTGTGAGCACATGGGCATAAATCTTAGAAGAAAACTACTCTCGACAAGTGCATATATAAGGCATGTGATAGAAAATTTACATGTTTGCGATTTGTTACTGGAATAACTTCCATTTTTCTTGAAGTGTTGCTCAAAATGTGGCATGCAATATAGTACTCCGTCCAAAGATGAAAACCTTCCCATCTACGTAGTGGATAATGATAACTTaattaatctctattatataagggaGCGCCTAAGATAACTTCAAAATAGTGATACCTatttcacccttgcttaaatcggaaaaaaataaaataaattaaacacaaaAATATTTATCATTTGATAAAAACACATAATTACCATAAGTTTTCCATTGCAATGGCTGCATTTGAAACAAGTCTTATGATAAGGAATTCCGTCAGCTGACACCATATCAACCACATACACAGTTTTTTCACATGCCTTGCATTTGTCGAGGGTTCCAGTAAACACCATTTTTATTTGATATTCTTCAATCTTCCTCCTCGCAAGATATAATAATATTATCTCCGAATGGAGGAAAACAGAAGAAATTATTTAACAATTGTTTCTCAATTGAACAACTTTGATCTCAATCTCTTACGTTGAAGATTGAGATATAAAAACTAGAGGTTGCTAAATTATTGGTGGACATGACCTACTTTATCATACCTTATTTTTAGGAGATATATTTAGAATATAATTTTCTAATTAAACTTGTTTAGTTTTGTGAGATCGATAAATATAGGATACCACTAATTTGACCAATTTTTTTGTAATGTATGACTGAATCCTAGAAGTTAACTATTAATTTAGAGAATGTGAGATACCCCAATTACATTGTTACTTACATCgtaaatttatatatatatatatatatatatatatatatatatatatatatatatatatatatatatatatatatatatatatatatatatatatatatatatatatatatatatatatatatatatatatatatatatatatatatatatatatacatacatacgTATGTAGCTTGTAATGtggtgttttattttaaaatcatgTTCATTTTTATCACGCACCGACACACTTTTTTTCAacaataaattaatcatttatgtACAATTGCATgtaatattctaattttttgttcttttacaaTCTAAAAAGTAAAGACAACTTTATCAAGTcttgaaaaataatttaatgAGTGACACCTCATGAATAATACGATGAATATCACCATGCAATATCCCACTCTTAACAAGAAAAAAAACTATTTATTACATGACATCCATTTTTTCGAGGGATACTAGTGTTTAATGAGCGCGCGATTTTCTTAGGTAGTAATATTTCTTTTGAAATGTATAAAATAAACTATTATAGTGTAATAATTTATTTGATAGTGGAAAATTCATCATGTTATTAGATTCAAGAATATATTAAGCATTATTTAGTGTACAAAAGTAAGGTTTTCCCTCTCAATTTAATTTATCCCTAAAACTATTCTCAATTTGCCGTATATTATCATACGTATTACAGAGTAGCTCGTTATAAAACATACATACATATACAGGGGCTATGTTCacctttaattttaattagagtACTTTAGATCATATACAACACCTACAAAATTCATATACTATTTGGTGGAAGAGACACATTTCAACCATCCGCCCTTTACCTGAAACAAGGAAACTAACAACTACTTCTTCCTTGAATGTACTTTACTTTCTCTTTAACCATCAACTAACTATAAATAAGTACATCAATCGCTAATCGCTCCATCCTATTATTTGATCAAGGCCAACTGATTTCACTTTTGaaactaaaaagaaataaatttgGAAAATTCACAACGATAATTCAGAATCAAAAAACAATTGTACATCTACACAATTGTTTATTTGTGAATAGAGCAAGTTAATTAAATTACATATGGAGTACCAATTACTGCGTTCATACTATGCAAAGTATGCCACCCCAATTATTAGTTTTACATAAACATGAAAATGTATAGTACAATACCACTTTCATAATGCACACACACATAAGCACCTTACAACCTAAAAATAGACGGTACAAAGTGATACAATTTGCATAATAtccataataaaaaataacgtTTATCTACATTCTACACTTGATTTTAACAATTGTTACGAAATGCCACAATTAGAGTAGTACAAAGAGAATGCTAGTTTGTGCCCGCACATAGGAAACTTTTAAATGAGAGAGTAAGAATTTTATAGTTCATGTAATTAGAACTAGATATACTCATATACATTCATTATGAATTTTTTTGCCTCCAAACCAGTTTATCAAAAAATATCTTCAAAGCCAGATCAATCGATTATTGAATTTAACTCAAACTTTCTATCCTAATCCAATTGGAAATTAGAAACCCCAAACCCCAATTCATCTTCCCCACTAATTTCCTCTCTCCTCTAGCTAGTGTCAGGGTCGAAGACCTGCTTTTTATTCCCCGTCGCCTCAGCCTCTTCAGTACCCACCTCGGTTGTTGGTGATCTAATCGTTTCCTTATTCgttggttgttgttgttatttctGTTAGGCTATGAACAAtttaattcatgcggaaaaaccataaatccagaatccaaattaatttccacgtAATCAactagcataatttagtatacatactatgtgatgcgtgccttccctacctGCTCCCGAactaaacaagaacaagtacagAGCTCGAAATGtcacccctccgtagatagtccacaacacattcggatccgccttaagttcaaccaactaggatataatctAAGGTTTTTATGCCCTCATGAACTCACTATAAGTGATAGGCAATAATACTAAATTTATTGAATTCAAGTTGTgatgtgtataaatttatgatcaTAGATCACATATTTTTAGGGGAATAAAGTATTCATATCCTACTAGAATTAGATATACTAAAACcattagaattaggatttaagtCAATCTAAAATTCTTAGTCTTTTAGGAATACCCAAATACTTAGGTATTATGATTATCATAAAGTTCTAAATCAAGTAGGATAAGGAAAATGGATAGCTTGTGGCCCAAGATACTTGTCGCGCAAGTAGCCTTGGTGCCAAGCAGCCACGCTGCCTATGCTCGTTGCTGCCTTGGCGCGCGTATTGCCTTGCTGCACGTTGCCTTGCTGCGCAAGCCAAGGCTCGTAGGCCATGATGGGCACTAGACCTGGCGCTAGAGATTGGACTTGTGCCTAGACCTGGCTTGTCGTGCCTCGAGGGCTTGCTCGtttgataaaataatttattttacttagcCCAAAAAAACACATTTATTGAGATCTTTGAGTAATTGAGACCTCAACAACAGAACAAGAGCAACAAGAATAAATCAAGTAAACAATTTCCTAACTAGATCAAATTAAGCAATTGATCAATTTCCTAGGGCTCCAATTATGCAACCAATCAAAAACCCATGTCACTCACCGAAATCAAACTAGCAAAACCCCTAAAATTGAAGCTAAATttcaaaaagtaaacacaaaatCACCGAATTCAATCAGTAATTCAGCAAAACCTAAATGCAGGGATTCAATCACCGAATTCAATCAACAAACCATAAAGTAGGGGACGAAATCAACCAAAAATGAAGATCAAAACCAATTAACCATGAGAAAAACTAAAATTGCTTCAATGCACTGTCGAAACCATAAGTGCCGTGCTTCGTGATGCCGAGGCCAAGCAAgattaaaatttttatttgggAAAGCATTCAATATCCACCACTCAATGCAAACTCGAAATACCAAAAAATTTATCACCACAAAAAACCAATAACACACAAGAAAATTCAGAATCAACAAACACAACTCGAAATACCGAACcaagaaatcaaaaaaaaaattaacactaCATCAAACACAAAGCCAATAACCATTAGAATCCAATCAGAAAAATAAACGCTATAACATAGATTGTAATCATTCATAAATTCTTGAAAAATAATGATTAAAtagccaaaaaaaattaaaaacatacaCCACAAATCAGAAAATACTTGAAATTGGAAGTAGAATTCGGTGAAATCCAAGATCACGATCGACAGGATGACTGATTTTCTGATCAAATTACGCAATATGGAACCGGTTTAAACCTAAAACTATCATTGCTGGGAAGAGAAAAGATTGActttttcaatatttttttgttttcttattgTCGGCGGTTTGACGTTGTTTTTGGCTCAAATtctaatttttttcccttggcGGCATTTTGGCTTTTTCAATGAATTGGTAAATTTGAGGATTAGCGCTTAAGTTAAAACTCAAAATTTTAAAGTGTTATAAACAAGAGTTACCTTACATCAAAGTGTTACAAATTAGTGTTACCTAATATCAAGTGTTACAAACAAGTGTTACCTAATATGAAAGTGTTACTAAAGTGTTACGTATACATTGAATAAATTTGCaactttaaaagtgttaccattaTGTGTTTCATAAGGTCACTTTTGTACTAGtgtgaagcgacctctagctaggcatacagttcacttgatctcactgaattattaacttgtataattaatactgaaccgcatttattagacttaccattaaatgcatacttggaccaagggaattatttccttcaatattcacctaaatacttgatccgttcacatactatttgtgtgatcctacgggttcagtcaagagtaagttgtg
This Spinacia oleracea cultivar Varoflay chromosome 6, BTI_SOV_V1, whole genome shotgun sequence DNA region includes the following protein-coding sequences:
- the LOC110778386 gene encoding uncharacterized protein isoform X2 translates to MAKLSLSSAPSPALSRPFLPPLLPFTRATRRVSFTLTNPKKFSVFASENDPTDDNKLTQWDLMELKFGQMLGEDPKLTVAKIMGRKVNPDASYIEIEKNFHKNKGKIVEVKEVPFDVPEKLGSKKVANGLNLVKPVPKKGIIVGGGEDKSKLPEIKRPTKSIRNETSSASKSNVPNVILRKPSVYNEKDDEMYNSLRLKIKPNLTLSMRTEPVKEKFSGMTLLKKPNLSEANEEGDINENSSTDGSIYGGMTNKPGNSFESNMDNEGQSFPNFGEVTLLEKPHSMEPQSIEGIWINSMSNEMGDYTVGFSDSEGELVSKQDGLGEIPPTGREHLEQTDAGFSGNQNETSESSSVRETASEFSVKSSLLGKPKRLDQSVKEMSSYPVRERTVYVHPESFGGEGIQEELAQSQPLEATEETAWTQVEQLFDLGDRVEVELISCSIRGFVVSFGSLIGFLPYRNLAAKWKFLAFESWLRRNGLDPSKYRQHLGIIGNDEVPNKSSSFEPSPVPDDSQKEKLELSADMELEDLLKIYDEEKIRYLSSYIGQHIRVNILLADRKSRKLIFSMRPKEKEETVEKKRSLMAKLSLGDVVKCCIKKITYFGIFVEVEGVPALIHQTEVTWDGTLDPASYLKIGQIVEAKVHQLDFQLERIFLSLKEITPDPLNEALECIVGGNGCIGGENDLQTDSEWPEVESLVKELQVIDGVQAVTKGRFFLSPGLAPTFQVYMASMFENEYKLLARSGNKVQEDGDSSTGLPLSQISMCMFDGSSVAG
- the LOC110778386 gene encoding uncharacterized protein isoform X1; protein product: MAKLSLSSAPSPALSRPFLPPLLPFTRATRRVSFTLTNPKKFSVFASENDPTDDNKLTQWDLMELKFGQMLGEDPKLTVAKIMGRKVNPDASYIEIEKNFHKNKGKIVEVKEVPFDVPEKLGSKKVANGLNLVKPVPKKGIIVGGGEDKSKLPEIKRPTKSIRNETSSASKSNVPNVILRKPSVYNEKDDEMYNSLRLKIKPNLTLSMRTEPVKEKFSGMTLLKKPNLSEANEEGDINENSSTDGSIYGGMTNKPGNSFESNMDNEGQSFPNFGEVTLLEKPHSMEPQSIEGIWINSMSNEMGDYTVGFSDSEGELVSKQDGLGEIPPTGREHLEQTDAGFSGNQNETSESSSVRETASEFSVKSSLLGKPKRLDQSVKEMSSYPVRERTVYVHPESFGGEGIQEELAQSQPLEATEETAWTQVEQLFDLGDRVEVELISCSIRGFVVSFGSLIGFLPYRNLAAKWKFLAFESWLRRNGLDPSKYRQHLGIIGNDEVPNKSSSFEPSPVPDDSQKEKLELSADMELEDLLKIYDEEKIRYLSSYIGQHIRVNILLADRKSRKLIFSMRPKEKEETVEKKRSLMAKLSLGDVVKCCIKKITYFGIFVEVEGVPALIHQTEVTWDGTLDPASYLKIGQIVEAKVHQLDFQLERIFLSLKEITPDPLNEALECIVGGNGCIGGENDLQTDSEWPEVESLVKELQVIDGVQAVTKGRFFLSPGLAPTFQVYMASMFENEYKLLARSGNKVQELMVQASLDKEEMKSTILNCTNKVEL
- the LOC110777804 gene encoding LIM domain-containing protein WLIM2b-like — its product is MVFTGTLDKCKACEKTVYVVDMVSADGIPYHKTCFKCSHCNGKLMMGRFSSLDGVLYCMPHFEQHFKKNGSYSSNKSQTYAKPELSKSASKLSSIFSGTQDKCATCKKTAYPLEKIVVEGENYHKSCFRCAKGGCFLSASNYAALDGYLYCKPHFAQLFKEKGSYNHLTKSITVKRNDFSPPSLVEDMKDATPELEAAAQDEESESLQN